The following are encoded in a window of Saccharothrix longispora genomic DNA:
- a CDS encoding PP2C family protein-serine/threonine phosphatase, with the protein MDRISVLLVEDDEGDAVLVEALLDEVEADVSLHRARTLREAERLLPNADCVLLDLGLPDTTGLDGLTRLLGHPAPVAIIVLTGLNDEHQGTRAVAAGAEDYLVKGQVDGVGLARSIRYAVGRKRAEETHRQLREEQLLAAEKTRLERGLLPSPILHGEDLEVKFRYRPGGSRMLLGGDFFDAVRASDGTLQVIIGDVCGHGPDEAALGVFLRIAWRALVLAGQEPSRVLRTLHEILEHERHQPGLFTTACMVTISPDRRWARVYLAGHPEPMLLVGDRVVELPRDRAGLPLGVLPDSTWSGLDVPLPPGWSMLLYTDGLVEGRVLGDVERLGSERLIELIGDITGERPGWAREPSALLDDLIARVKELNGGELDDDMAVLLITDRD; encoded by the coding sequence GTGGACCGCATCAGCGTGCTGCTCGTCGAGGACGACGAGGGCGACGCCGTGCTGGTCGAAGCACTGCTGGACGAGGTCGAGGCGGACGTCTCGCTGCACCGGGCGCGCACGCTGCGCGAGGCCGAGCGGCTGCTGCCCAACGCCGACTGCGTGCTGCTGGACCTGGGCCTGCCCGACACCACGGGCCTGGACGGCCTGACCCGCCTGCTCGGCCACCCGGCGCCGGTGGCCATCATCGTGCTGACCGGTCTGAACGACGAGCACCAGGGCACCAGGGCGGTCGCCGCGGGCGCGGAGGACTACCTGGTCAAGGGCCAGGTGGACGGCGTGGGCCTGGCGCGCAGCATCCGCTACGCCGTCGGCCGCAAGCGGGCCGAGGAGACGCACCGGCAGCTGCGCGAGGAGCAGCTGCTCGCGGCCGAGAAGACCCGCCTGGAACGCGGCCTGCTGCCGTCCCCGATCCTGCACGGCGAGGACCTGGAGGTGAAGTTCCGCTACCGGCCCGGCGGCAGCCGGATGCTCCTCGGCGGCGACTTCTTCGACGCGGTGCGCGCCTCCGACGGCACGCTCCAGGTGATCATCGGCGACGTGTGCGGGCACGGCCCGGACGAGGCGGCGCTGGGCGTGTTCCTGCGCATCGCGTGGCGGGCGCTGGTCCTGGCCGGCCAGGAGCCGTCGCGGGTGCTGCGCACGCTGCACGAGATCCTGGAGCACGAGCGGCACCAGCCGGGCCTGTTCACCACGGCGTGCATGGTGACGATCTCCCCCGACCGCCGCTGGGCGCGGGTGTACCTGGCCGGGCACCCCGAGCCGATGCTGCTCGTCGGCGACCGCGTGGTGGAGCTGCCGCGCGACCGCGCGGGCCTGCCGCTGGGCGTGCTGCCGGACAGCACGTGGAGCGGCCTGGACGTGCCGCTGCCGCCCGGCTGGTCGATGCTGCTCTACACCGACGGCCTGGTCGAGGGCCGGGTGCTGGGCGACGTGGAGCGGTTGGGCTCCGAGCGCCTCATCGAGCTGATCGGCGACATCACCGGGGAGCGACCCGGCTGGGCGCGGGAGCCGTCGGCGCTGCTGGACGACCTCATCGCCAGGGTTAAGGAGCTCAACGGCGGGGAACTGGACGACGACATGGCCGTACTGCTCATCACGGACCGGGACTGA
- a CDS encoding lysophospholipid acyltransferase family protein, protein MTEDPGVTFSRMVALTARLPRRGRGFWYSVAIDLLWPLVVLFVRMSMAGRSNVPRRGGVLLASNHLSNADPVTLTAFALAAGRVPRYLAKASLWKAPVIGWVMSSGRHIPVDRGTARAGLALDGARVALEAGECVIVYPEGGFTDDPDGWPMRGKNGVARLALATRTPVLPVAQWGVRELLPPGAFVPRPWRRVTVAAGAEVDLSDLYGLEPTKAVLDEATARIMGAITTLLVGVRELPHPGRGDAPAST, encoded by the coding sequence ATGACCGAAGATCCCGGTGTGACGTTCTCCCGGATGGTGGCGCTGACCGCCCGCCTGCCCCGACGCGGCAGGGGTTTCTGGTACTCCGTGGCCATCGACCTGCTGTGGCCGCTGGTCGTCCTGTTCGTCCGGATGAGCATGGCGGGCCGGTCGAACGTCCCCCGACGGGGTGGCGTGTTGCTCGCCTCGAACCACCTGTCCAACGCGGACCCGGTCACGCTCACGGCGTTCGCGCTCGCCGCCGGCCGGGTGCCCCGCTACCTGGCGAAGGCGAGCCTGTGGAAGGCGCCCGTCATCGGGTGGGTGATGTCGTCCGGGCGGCACATCCCGGTGGACCGCGGCACGGCGCGCGCGGGGCTGGCCCTCGACGGCGCCAGGGTGGCACTGGAGGCGGGGGAGTGCGTCATCGTCTACCCGGAGGGCGGTTTCACCGACGACCCCGACGGCTGGCCGATGCGCGGCAAGAACGGCGTGGCGCGGCTCGCGCTGGCCACCCGCACGCCCGTGCTGCCGGTGGCGCAGTGGGGCGTCCGCGAGCTGCTGCCGCCCGGCGCGTTCGTGCCCAGGCCGTGGCGGAGGGTGACGGTGGCGGCGGGCGCCGAGGTGGACCTGTCCGACCTGTACGGGCTGGAGCCGACCAAGGCGGTGCTGGACGAGGCCACGGCGCGGATCATGGGCGCGATCACGACCCTGCTCGTCGGCGTCCGCGAGCTCCCGCACCCCGGGAGGGGTGACGCGCCGGCGTCGACCTAG
- a CDS encoding response regulator — protein MSSPLNVIDVLLVEDDPGDALMTQEAFEHHKIRNQLHVVRDGVEALEFLRREGPYEDAPRPGLILLDLNLPKMDGREVLGEIKADASLRTIPVVVLTTSEAEEDILRSYNLHANAYVTKPVDFDRFIEVVRQIDDFFVTVVKLPR, from the coding sequence ATGAGCAGCCCGCTGAACGTGATCGACGTCCTGCTGGTCGAGGACGACCCGGGCGACGCGCTGATGACGCAAGAGGCGTTCGAGCACCACAAGATCCGCAACCAGCTGCACGTGGTGCGCGACGGCGTGGAGGCGCTGGAGTTCCTGCGCCGCGAGGGCCCGTACGAGGACGCGCCCCGGCCGGGCCTGATCCTGCTGGACCTGAACCTGCCGAAGATGGACGGCCGCGAGGTGCTCGGCGAGATCAAGGCCGACGCGTCGTTGCGGACGATCCCGGTGGTCGTGCTGACCACGTCGGAGGCGGAGGAGGACATCCTGCGCAGCTACAACCTGCACGCCAACGCCTACGTGACGAAGCCGGTGGACTTCGACCGCTTCATCGAGGTCGTCCGCCAGATCGACGACTTCTTCGTCACCGTGGTCAAGCTCCCCCGCTGA
- a CDS encoding sensor histidine kinase, giving the protein MDYRTRWPAARLLVASVTLLVIVCAGAIGGLAIGLLKLTEARVQLIDRIQPARSLVQQADTAVINQETGVRGYVLTANLDFLTPYNDGQEREAEALDEARRLLDPLRPDLAARIDEVRVLSADWRQSYAEPLIISVGSANRPPSELVDAERGKGLFDRLRGAIDSLGDELTRESGIARQNLDEAAQEVLYLLIGLGVLLVLVIAGIAVVLYRILIAPLRDLADDVRHVSSGDFTHKVEVGGPRETVMLGEDVEAMRSRILADLAELKRSNAELEQFAYVASHDLQEPLRKVASFCQLLERRYSGELDERGEQYLRFAVDGAKRMQVLINDLLAFSRVGRISREQVLVDCDELVVQVLDNYSEVIERTGATIEVAELPTVRGEASLLGGVFGNLISNALKFHGEDPPHVRVDVERTGEFWEFTISDNGIGIDTEYAERIFVIFQRLHHKDDYPGTGIGLAMCRKIIEYHGGTIWLDTTRETGTAFKFTLPAVEDDEQ; this is encoded by the coding sequence ATGGACTACCGCACCCGCTGGCCCGCCGCCCGGCTCCTCGTGGCGTCCGTCACGCTCCTCGTCATCGTGTGCGCCGGCGCGATCGGCGGCCTGGCCATCGGCCTGCTCAAGCTGACCGAAGCGCGCGTCCAGCTGATCGACCGCATCCAACCCGCCCGCTCCCTGGTCCAGCAGGCCGACACGGCGGTGATCAACCAGGAGACCGGCGTGCGCGGGTACGTGCTCACCGCGAACCTGGACTTCCTGACCCCCTACAACGACGGGCAGGAGCGCGAGGCCGAGGCGCTGGACGAGGCGAGGCGGCTGCTGGACCCCCTGCGCCCCGACCTGGCCGCCCGGATCGACGAGGTCCGCGTGCTGTCGGCCGACTGGCGGCAGAGCTACGCCGAGCCGCTGATCATCAGCGTGGGCTCGGCCAACCGGCCGCCGTCGGAACTGGTCGACGCCGAACGCGGCAAGGGCCTGTTCGACCGGCTGCGCGGCGCGATCGACTCGCTCGGCGACGAGCTGACCCGCGAGTCCGGCATCGCCCGCCAGAACCTCGACGAGGCCGCCCAGGAGGTGCTGTACCTGCTCATCGGCCTGGGCGTGCTGCTGGTGCTGGTCATCGCCGGGATCGCGGTGGTGCTGTACCGCATCCTGATCGCGCCGCTGCGGGACCTCGCCGACGACGTGCGGCACGTGTCGTCGGGCGACTTCACGCACAAGGTCGAGGTGGGCGGCCCGCGCGAGACGGTGATGCTCGGCGAGGACGTCGAGGCGATGCGGTCGCGCATCCTGGCCGACCTGGCGGAGCTGAAGCGGTCGAACGCCGAGCTGGAGCAGTTCGCCTACGTCGCCTCGCACGACCTCCAGGAGCCGCTGCGCAAGGTCGCCTCGTTCTGCCAACTGCTGGAGCGCCGCTACTCCGGGGAGCTGGACGAGCGCGGTGAGCAGTACCTGCGGTTCGCGGTGGACGGCGCCAAGCGGATGCAGGTGCTGATCAACGACCTGCTGGCGTTCTCCCGGGTCGGGCGCATCAGCCGCGAGCAGGTGCTGGTGGACTGCGACGAGCTGGTCGTGCAGGTGCTGGACAACTACTCCGAGGTCATCGAGCGCACCGGCGCCACGATCGAGGTGGCCGAGCTGCCGACGGTGCGCGGCGAGGCGTCGCTGCTCGGCGGCGTGTTCGGCAACCTGATCAGCAACGCCCTGAAGTTCCACGGCGAGGACCCCCCGCACGTGAGGGTCGACGTGGAGCGGACGGGCGAGTTCTGGGAGTTCACCATCAGCGACAACGGCATCGGCATCGACACCGAGTACGCTGAGCGCATCTTCGTCATCTTCCAACGTCTGCACCACAAGGACGACTACCCGGGGACGGGGATCGGCTTGGCGATGTGCCGGAAGATCATCGAGTACCACGGTGGCACCATCTGGTTGGACACCACCCGCGAGACCGGCACGGCCTTCAAGTTCACCCTCCCGGCAGTAGAGGACGACGAGCAATGA
- a CDS encoding EF-hand domain-containing protein — protein MRVPGAVLDRSPLPAHLWPDAASAALRIAYQGLGYDGAGREVSGTVFLPSVDAPPGGWPVVAYAHGTTGLADHCAPSLVGLSRLEREHVGRWLAAGYAVTATDYEGLATPGPHPYFNGEAVADDVVDAVRAARRVDPRVGRTWVVVGFSQGGHAALFTGLVATGYAPELDFRGTIALAPPVHLPMLVDLVTADGARPLPVLLPFLLAGVRASHPDFDARPLLTATGARLLDVAASATLVDMFRAVARLTNDDGGTTGLPARPGVAPVLRACRVPVSRMDRPVYLTAGTADEVVPPAVVERFAADLARAGTDLRFDRHEGATHADVLAAGHADLVAWADALPARVPDPAPPRFALFDADGDGRLTADDYEVFALRLVQAFGEPPGSPRALAVRRGYRALWRGVAERSDTDLDGQVGREEFLRWLAEGSRSGFEHAVRPLAEAVLALADDGDGTTTIVEFTRLLTACGLPPDRAADVPAAFDHDAGGTVSTAEVVAVVRDFCLDPAPGKPGHWLFGRL, from the coding sequence ATGCGCGTGCCGGGTGCCGTGCTCGACCGCAGTCCGCTGCCCGCGCACCTGTGGCCCGACGCCGCGTCGGCCGCCCTGCGCATCGCCTACCAGGGGCTGGGCTACGACGGGGCGGGGCGCGAGGTCAGCGGCACGGTGTTCCTGCCGTCGGTCGACGCGCCGCCCGGCGGCTGGCCGGTCGTCGCCTACGCCCACGGCACCACCGGCCTGGCCGACCACTGCGCGCCGTCCCTGGTGGGCCTGAGCAGGCTGGAGCGCGAGCACGTCGGCCGCTGGCTGGCCGCCGGGTACGCGGTGACCGCCACCGACTACGAGGGCCTGGCCACGCCCGGCCCGCACCCGTACTTCAACGGCGAGGCGGTCGCCGACGACGTGGTGGACGCCGTGCGCGCCGCCCGCCGCGTCGACCCGCGGGTCGGTCGGACGTGGGTCGTCGTGGGCTTCTCGCAGGGCGGGCACGCGGCCCTGTTCACGGGTCTCGTGGCCACCGGGTACGCCCCGGAGTTGGACTTCCGCGGCACGATCGCCCTCGCCCCGCCGGTGCACCTGCCGATGCTGGTCGACCTGGTCACCGCCGACGGCGCGCGCCCGCTGCCGGTGCTGCTGCCGTTCCTGCTGGCGGGCGTGCGGGCCTCGCACCCCGACTTCGACGCCCGCCCGCTGCTCACCGCCACCGGCGCCCGACTGCTGGACGTGGCGGCGTCGGCCACGCTCGTCGACATGTTCCGCGCGGTCGCCCGGCTGACCAACGACGACGGCGGCACCACCGGCCTGCCCGCCCGGCCCGGCGTGGCCCCGGTGCTGCGCGCGTGCCGCGTGCCGGTGTCGCGGATGGACCGGCCCGTCTACCTCACCGCGGGCACGGCCGACGAGGTCGTGCCGCCGGCGGTGGTCGAGCGGTTCGCCGCCGACCTCGCCCGCGCGGGCACCGACCTGCGCTTCGACCGCCACGAGGGCGCGACGCACGCCGACGTGCTGGCGGCCGGCCACGCCGACCTCGTGGCGTGGGCCGACGCCCTGCCGGCCCGCGTGCCCGATCCCGCGCCGCCCCGCTTCGCCCTGTTCGACGCGGACGGGGACGGCCGGCTCACCGCGGACGACTACGAGGTGTTCGCGCTGCGCCTGGTGCAGGCGTTCGGCGAACCACCGGGCTCGCCGAGGGCGCTGGCCGTCCGGCGCGGCTACCGGGCGCTGTGGCGCGGCGTCGCCGAGCGCTCCGACACCGACCTCGACGGGCAGGTCGGCCGGGAGGAGTTCCTGCGCTGGCTCGCCGAGGGGAGCCGCAGCGGTTTCGAGCACGCCGTGCGCCCGCTCGCGGAGGCCGTGCTCGCCTTGGCGGACGACGGCGACGGCACCACCACGATCGTCGAGTTCACCCGCCTGCTCACCGCGTGCGGCCTGCCCCCGGACCGCGCGGCCGACGTGCCGGCGGCGTTCGACCACGACGCCGGCGGCACCGTCTCGACCGCCGAGGTGGTCGCCGTGGTCCGGGACTTCTGCCTCGACCCGGCGCCCGGCAAACCCGGTCACTGGCTGTTCGGCCGGCTCTGA
- a CDS encoding D-Ala-D-Ala carboxypeptidase family metallohydrolase: MLRRVLSCLAALSLVAVVLVVGGGGSAQADGCYTWNRTLSQGASGEDVRQLQIRLSGYPGTGAVLGLDGQFGPATRSALIRFQQAYGLGADGVAGNATYSKIYALQDDDCTPVNFTYAELNNCNSTWAGGNVSAAQAKANALVSMWKLQALRHALGDQSIRVTSGFRSVACNNAVGGASNSRHLYGDAVDLGAGPHSLCRLAQQARNHGFNGILGPGYAGHNDHTHVDHRPSRFWSAPSCGI; the protein is encoded by the coding sequence GTGCTCCGACGTGTCCTGTCCTGCCTGGCGGCGCTGTCACTGGTCGCCGTCGTTCTCGTGGTCGGTGGTGGTGGCTCGGCCCAAGCCGATGGCTGCTACACCTGGAACCGGACCCTGTCCCAGGGCGCGTCCGGCGAGGACGTGCGGCAGTTGCAGATCCGCCTGTCGGGCTACCCCGGCACCGGCGCCGTCCTCGGGTTGGACGGCCAGTTCGGCCCCGCCACCAGGTCCGCCCTGATCCGGTTCCAGCAGGCGTACGGGCTGGGCGCGGACGGCGTGGCCGGCAACGCCACGTACTCGAAGATCTACGCGTTGCAGGACGACGACTGCACGCCGGTGAACTTCACGTACGCCGAGCTCAACAACTGCAACTCCACCTGGGCCGGGGGCAACGTCTCGGCCGCGCAGGCGAAGGCCAACGCCCTCGTGTCGATGTGGAAGCTCCAGGCCCTGCGGCACGCGCTGGGCGACCAGTCGATCCGCGTGACCAGCGGCTTCCGCAGCGTGGCGTGCAACAACGCCGTGGGAGGGGCGTCGAACTCGCGCCACCTCTACGGTGACGCCGTCGACCTGGGCGCCGGCCCGCACAGCCTGTGCCGCCTGGCGCAGCAGGCCCGCAACCACGGCTTCAACGGCATCCTCGGCCCGGGCTACGCGGGCCACAACGACCACACCCACGTGGACCACCGGCCCAGCCGCTTCTGGTCCGCGCCGTCCTGCGGCATCTGA
- a CDS encoding VanZ family protein, whose amino-acid sequence MLSSYLEPARAGFLTFIGVGALILVPLVALHYWRFGRVEPRRAFVLYGLLAYGLVALALIFLPFPDPGTVCRGETMLSTRPFQWVTDMRNNMAANGRSGLQAMATSQAFVQQAFNVALFVPLGIVLRRAYRRGPLAVVAIGLGVSLAVEVVQYTGNLGIFPCPYRIADVDDLISNTAGSLVGWMVAPVALVVPAVPAAEDSAALPGAVGVPRRVAGLAVDLLAVVLVAKFLLPPDLVWPLAFTAVLRVVLPAVTSGWTPGGWLMRYRLRRADGSWANPLRLAGRELLGVTGLFAYAVFLSPRWDTWWQFGLDVLVIAVVLVGTFVVPVFRRDQLGWHDWIAGTRPMAVLRSPAPGPEDRASVGV is encoded by the coding sequence ATGTTGAGTTCGTACCTGGAGCCCGCGCGCGCGGGGTTCCTGACCTTCATCGGCGTCGGCGCGCTGATCCTGGTGCCGCTCGTGGCGCTGCACTACTGGCGGTTCGGGCGGGTCGAGCCGCGACGCGCGTTCGTCCTGTACGGCCTGCTGGCCTACGGGCTGGTGGCGCTGGCGCTGATCTTCCTGCCGTTCCCGGACCCGGGGACGGTGTGCCGGGGCGAGACGATGCTGTCGACGAGGCCGTTCCAGTGGGTCACGGACATGCGCAACAACATGGCCGCCAACGGCCGTTCGGGCCTCCAGGCGATGGCGACGTCGCAGGCGTTCGTCCAGCAGGCGTTCAACGTCGCCCTGTTCGTGCCGCTGGGGATCGTGCTGCGCCGCGCCTACCGCCGCGGACCGCTGGCGGTGGTCGCCATCGGGCTCGGCGTGTCCCTGGCCGTGGAGGTCGTGCAGTACACCGGGAACCTGGGCATCTTCCCGTGCCCGTACCGGATCGCGGACGTCGACGACCTCATCTCGAACACCGCCGGGTCGCTGGTCGGTTGGATGGTCGCGCCGGTCGCGCTCGTGGTGCCGGCCGTGCCCGCCGCGGAGGACTCGGCGGCGCTGCCCGGCGCGGTGGGCGTGCCGCGCCGGGTCGCCGGGCTGGCGGTGGACCTGCTCGCGGTGGTGCTGGTGGCGAAGTTCCTGCTGCCACCGGACCTGGTGTGGCCCCTGGCGTTCACCGCGGTGCTGCGGGTGGTGCTGCCCGCGGTGACCAGCGGCTGGACGCCCGGCGGGTGGCTGATGCGCTACCGGTTGCGCCGCGCCGACGGCTCGTGGGCCAACCCGCTGCGCCTGGCGGGGCGCGAACTGCTCGGCGTGACGGGCCTGTTCGCCTACGCGGTGTTCCTCTCGCCGCGCTGGGACACGTGGTGGCAGTTCGGCCTGGACGTGCTCGTGATCGCGGTGGTGCTCGTCGGCACGTTCGTGGTGCCGGTGTTCCGCCGCGACCAGCTGGGTTGGCACGACTGGATCGCGGGCACCCGGCCGATGGCCGTCCTGCGCTCCCCCGCGCCAGGCCCCGAGGACCGCGCGTCGGTGGGCGTCTGA
- a CDS encoding YkvA family protein, whose protein sequence is MIALAVVLTMIGLGTLFWRDADVLGLPPAVAGIGALVLGVAAGAAWVLRRRRRWERDGERRPVGNVVQRAKALPRLLRERKAYGLPTTTLATWAFGVLYLVSPVDLLPELLPLIGVTDDAGVAVWLLTSVSTVAGQFINWERSGRRPLPSDEGHREP, encoded by the coding sequence GTGATCGCCCTCGCCGTGGTGCTGACCATGATCGGCCTCGGGACGCTGTTCTGGCGCGACGCCGACGTCCTCGGCCTGCCGCCGGCGGTGGCCGGGATCGGGGCGCTGGTGCTCGGCGTCGCCGCCGGCGCCGCCTGGGTGCTGCGCAGGCGACGCCGGTGGGAGCGCGACGGCGAGCGGCGGCCGGTCGGGAACGTCGTGCAGCGCGCCAAGGCGCTGCCGAGGCTGCTGCGGGAGCGCAAGGCGTACGGGCTGCCGACCACCACCCTGGCCACGTGGGCGTTCGGCGTGCTCTACCTGGTGTCGCCGGTCGACCTGCTGCCGGAACTGCTGCCGCTGATCGGTGTGACCGACGACGCGGGCGTGGCGGTGTGGCTGCTCACCAGCGTGTCGACGGTGGCCGGGCAGTTCATCAACTGGGAGCGCTCGGGACGGCGTCCCCTGCCGTCGGACGAAGGGCATCGCGAGCCCTAG
- the crtI gene encoding phytoene desaturase family protein: MRVVRGRTDSVVVVGAGLAGLSAALHLRGAGHEVTVVERLAHPGGLAGRLDVAGHSIDTGPTVLTMPELLDEALGAVGERLADRVELLPLHPAYRACFADGSALDVHTGAEAMEAAVREFAGDREAAGYRDLRAWLTRLHEVQRDRFIGANFDSPLDLLGRDLASLAALGGFGTLDRAVGRFLRDPRLRRVFTFQALYAGVSPGNALAAYAVIAYMDTVAGVWFPRGGMRAVPRALADAAADAGVRFRYGTEVTRLEFAGDRARAVVTPDERLPCDAVVLAAGPAQTARLLGARARRRPVPTRWSPSAVVVHLSGPRERDVAHHTISFGDAWEGTFDEIVDRGELMSDPSLLLTTPSATDAALAPADRHLHYVLAPCPNLDAGPFDWDRFGDEYADRVVAELVDRKLLADDVTRLSLTTPDDWARSGQAAGTPFSAAHTFAQTGPFRAGNLPSRRGNVVLAGSGTTPGVGIPPVLISGRLAAERLRA; this comes from the coding sequence GTGCGCGTCGTGCGTGGTCGCACCGATTCGGTGGTCGTGGTGGGCGCGGGGCTGGCCGGGCTGTCGGCGGCCCTGCACCTGCGCGGGGCTGGGCACGAGGTGACCGTCGTGGAACGGCTCGCCCACCCCGGCGGGCTGGCCGGGCGGCTGGACGTCGCCGGGCACTCGATCGACACCGGGCCGACCGTTCTCACCATGCCGGAACTGCTGGACGAGGCGCTGGGCGCGGTCGGTGAACGGCTGGCCGACCGGGTCGAGCTGCTGCCGCTGCACCCGGCCTACCGGGCGTGCTTCGCCGACGGGAGCGCGCTCGACGTGCACACCGGGGCCGAGGCGATGGAGGCCGCCGTGCGCGAGTTCGCCGGTGACCGCGAGGCCGCCGGGTACCGCGACCTGCGGGCGTGGCTGACCAGGCTGCACGAGGTGCAGCGCGACCGGTTCATCGGCGCGAACTTCGACAGCCCGCTGGACCTGCTGGGCCGCGACCTGGCGTCGTTGGCGGCGCTGGGCGGGTTCGGCACCCTGGACCGGGCGGTGGGCCGGTTCCTGCGCGACCCGAGGCTGCGCCGGGTGTTCACGTTCCAGGCGCTGTACGCGGGGGTCTCGCCGGGGAACGCGCTCGCGGCGTACGCGGTGATCGCCTACATGGACACCGTGGCGGGCGTGTGGTTCCCGCGAGGGGGCATGCGCGCCGTGCCGCGGGCCCTGGCGGACGCGGCGGCCGACGCGGGCGTGCGGTTCCGCTACGGGACCGAGGTCACGCGGCTGGAGTTCGCCGGGGACCGGGCGCGGGCGGTGGTCACGCCGGACGAGCGGTTGCCGTGCGACGCGGTCGTGCTGGCGGCCGGCCCCGCGCAGACGGCCCGGCTGCTGGGCGCGCGGGCCCGCCGCCGCCCGGTGCCGACCCGGTGGTCCCCGTCGGCGGTGGTGGTGCACCTGAGCGGGCCGCGCGAGCGGGACGTCGCGCACCACACCATCTCGTTCGGGGACGCGTGGGAGGGGACGTTCGACGAGATCGTGGACCGCGGCGAGCTGATGAGCGACCCGTCGCTGCTGCTCACCACGCCGTCGGCGACCGACGCGGCGCTGGCACCCGCCGACCGGCACCTGCACTACGTGCTGGCGCCGTGCCCGAACCTCGACGCCGGGCCGTTCGACTGGGACCGGTTCGGGGACGAGTACGCCGACCGGGTCGTGGCGGAGCTGGTCGACCGGAAGCTCCTCGCCGACGACGTGACCAGGTTGTCGCTGACCACGCCGGACGACTGGGCGCGGTCCGGGCAGGCGGCGGGGACACCGTTCTCGGCGGCGCACACGTTCGCCCAGACCGGTCCGTTCCGGGCGGGGAACCTGCCCTCGCGGCGCGGCAACGTGGTGTTGGCCGGCAGTGGGACCACGCCCGGTGTGGGCATTCCACCGGTGCTCATCTCGGGCCGGTTGGCCGCAGAACGCCTCCGCGCGTGA
- a CDS encoding GNAT family N-acetyltransferase has protein sequence MTAVSVSDNAEQSRFEVRLDGELGGFAEYVLDGDVVTFTHTEVAVEGKGLGGALVKHALLDVRERGLRVVPQCSFVRGYLEKHPELAEVTGE, from the coding sequence GTGACCGCAGTGTCCGTGTCCGACAACGCCGAGCAGTCCCGCTTCGAGGTGCGCCTGGACGGCGAGCTGGGCGGGTTCGCCGAGTACGTGCTGGACGGCGACGTCGTCACGTTCACCCACACCGAGGTCGCCGTCGAGGGCAAGGGCCTGGGCGGCGCGCTGGTGAAGCACGCGCTGCTCGACGTCCGGGAGCGCGGGCTCCGCGTGGTGCCGCAGTGCTCGTTCGTGCGGGGGTACCTGGAGAAGCACCCCGAGCTGGCCGAGGTTACCGGCGAGTAG
- a CDS encoding MBL fold metallo-hydrolase encodes MEWTEPGVFEVAPGVHRIPLPLPNDGLHTVNVYAVEDGDGLVLIDSGWSLDEGERALVEALGTLGYGVEDVHRFLVTHLHRDHYTMAVNLRRRFGTRVALGAGEQPSMARILARARDGQATSLREWGAPHLAEKWRAVMEATGEGALRDYEEPDEWLGEVEVGLAKRVLRVVPTPGHTRGHVVFVDVESSLLFAGDHVLPHITPSIGFEPARPALPLGDYLDSLRLVRTYPDLRLLPAHGPVTDSAHARVDELIAHHEDRLEATLAAVGTGTGTAFETAAKLGWTRRARRFADLDLFNQVLAIGETAAHLDVLVHRGLLTATAPAPATHPRLYTPA; translated from the coding sequence ATGGAGTGGACCGAACCCGGGGTCTTCGAGGTCGCGCCCGGCGTGCACCGCATCCCCCTTCCCCTGCCGAACGACGGGCTGCACACGGTCAACGTGTACGCGGTCGAGGACGGCGACGGCCTGGTGCTGATCGATTCCGGCTGGTCGCTCGACGAGGGTGAACGCGCTCTCGTCGAGGCCCTGGGGACGCTCGGGTACGGCGTCGAGGACGTCCACCGGTTCCTCGTCACCCACCTGCACCGCGACCACTACACGATGGCGGTGAACCTGCGCCGCCGGTTCGGCACGCGCGTCGCGCTCGGCGCGGGGGAGCAGCCGTCGATGGCGCGCATCCTCGCCCGTGCGCGCGACGGGCAGGCGACGAGCCTGCGGGAGTGGGGCGCGCCGCACCTGGCCGAGAAGTGGCGTGCCGTCATGGAGGCCACCGGCGAGGGCGCGCTGCGCGACTACGAGGAACCCGACGAGTGGCTCGGCGAGGTGGAGGTGGGCCTGGCCAAGCGCGTGCTGCGGGTGGTGCCGACGCCCGGTCACACGCGCGGGCACGTGGTGTTCGTGGACGTCGAGTCGTCACTGCTGTTCGCGGGCGACCACGTGCTGCCGCACATCACGCCGTCGATCGGGTTCGAACCGGCCAGGCCCGCCCTGCCGCTGGGCGACTACCTCGACTCGCTCCGCCTGGTCCGCACCTACCCCGACCTGCGCCTGCTCCCGGCGCACGGCCCGGTGACCGACTCCGCCCATGCCCGCGTGGACGAGTTGATCGCCCACCACGAGGATCGGCTGGAGGCCACCTTGGCCGCCGTGGGCACCGGCACGGGCACCGCCTTCGAGACGGCCGCGAAGCTCGGCTGGACCCGGCGTGCCCGCCGCTTCGCCGACCTGGACCTCTTCAACCAGGTCCTGGCCATCGGCGAGACCGCCGCCCACCTGGACGTCCTGGTCCACCGGGGCCTGCTGACCGCCACCGCCCCCGCCCCCGCGACCCACCCCCGCCTCTACACCCCCGCCTAA